In Mercenaria mercenaria strain notata chromosome 13, MADL_Memer_1, whole genome shotgun sequence, a single window of DNA contains:
- the LOC123529594 gene encoding uncharacterized protein LOC123529594 isoform X1: MCNVSSMRTETVSTIKEQSTCIDPSMVPGFKDFCMDILHSPTEPSPGPANINNDEDQHVPPDSTIHESKLILDNGNCFGTAILVSVAIGCFLAGGFSVWLVMFCCRMSMCLRSPNKNTVVADASNGRANWNSTSRDRPIGSTSSAQLLTNASAESMSTNNTLLSTGESPPFDTSRSTEASAAWNRSGRQQGGHSRSPSAPWPDIGRPLLPSSRSRSAQWNGPRRTTSAHSTAQTSHWADSGLMSLPNAQTPSASWIDHAQPSFTNGHSHSAPWLDTIYSPASESSSRDYQSIHGGSENPYAPCSESSSDYSAAQSHRVMIIRDGEIYQPSSESSGSNNDYTSLKGQRFSRQNESIYYPTSEGSNKDYASLSNEKDKNMISVSNFNAIDETDQRENENHLNNVTFNVSGLTFPAQACSRSNLGWASNLQEINEYETVDSTLKHEEKDVDVSHVRTLADMCDVNHNTESTLQAHEYFTLEPLQNQKM, from the exons ATGTGTAATGTGTCAAGTATGCGCACAGAGACGGTTTCTACAATCAAAGAACAATCAACATGTATAGACCCTAGTATGGTTCCCGGCTTCAAAGATTTCTGCATGGACATATTGCACAGTCCAACTGAGCCGTCTCCGGGGCCAGCTAACATCAATAACG atgaagaCCAACATGTCCCTCCAGATAGCACAATTCACGAAAGCAAACTGATCCTAG ATAACGGTAATTGTTTTGGTACAGCGATTTTGGTTTCGGTTGCGATAGGTTGCTTTCTAGCAGGAGGCTTCAGTGTTTGGCTCGTCATGTTCTGCTGTAGAATGTCTAT GTGTTTAAGATCCCCTAATAAGAATACAGTTGTCGCAGATGCTAGTAATGGTCGCGCGAATTGGAACTCAACG AGCCGTGATAGGCCGATCGGATCAACAAGCTCTGCTCAGTTATTAACAAATGCTTCTGCAGAATCAATGAGTACAAACAACACATTATTATCTACCGGGGAAAGCCCGCCTTTTGACA CTTCACGTTCTACAGAAGCGTCTGCTGCATGGAATAGATCCGGGAGGCAGCAGGGCGGCCATTCACGTTCGCCTTCAGCTCCTTGGCCAGACATAGGAAGACCTTTGTTACCAAGTTCAAGATCTCGTTCTGCACAGTGGAATGGCCCTCGACGAACGACATCCGCTCACTCAACAGCCCAAACATCCCATTGGGCAGACTCTGGTCTGATGTCGTTACCAAATGCCCAAACACCATCGGCGTCATGGATCGACCATGCACAGCCGTCTTTCACAAATGGTCATTCCCATTCCGCGCCTTGGTTAGACACAATATATAGCCCTGCGAGTGAAAGTTCTTCTCGAGATTACCAGAGTATCCACGGTGGTTCGGAGAATCCATACGCACCTTGTAGTGAAA GTAGCAGTGATTATTCTGCCGCGCAATCACATCGAGTAATGATAATACGTGACGGGGAGATATACCAGCCCAGCAGTGAGAGTAGCGGAAGTAATAACGATTATACAAGCCTCAAAGGACAGCGCTTCAGCAGACAGAACGAAAGCATTTACTACCCTACTAGTGAAG GGTCAAATAAAGATTACGCAAGTTTGAGCAATGAAAAGGATAAGAATATGATCTCAGTGAGTAATTTTAATGCAATAGATGAGACTGATCAAAGAGAAAATGAGAACCATCTCAACAATGTGACATTCAATGTTAGCGGCTTGACATTCCCAGCACAAGCATGTTCCAGATCTAACCTCGGATGGGCATCTAATTTacaagaaataaatgaatatgaaaCCGTAGATTCTACACTGAAGCATGAAGAAAAAGATGTGGATGTTAGTCATGTCAGAACGCTTGCAGATATGTGTGATGTTAATCATAACACTGAAAGTACATTACAAGCCCATGAGTATTTTACTTTGGAACCTTTGCAGAACCAAAAGATGTAA
- the LOC123529594 gene encoding uncharacterized protein LOC123529594 isoform X2 has protein sequence MCNVSSMRTETVSTIKEQSTCIDPSMVPGFKDFCMDILHSPTEPSPGPANINNDEDQHVPPDSTIHESKLILDNGNCFGTAILVSVAIGCFLAGGFSVWLVMFCCRMSMCLRSPNKNTVVADASNGRANWNSTSRDRPIGSTSSAQLLTNASAESMSTNNTLLSTGESPPFDKASAAWNRSGRQQGGHSRSPSAPWPDIGRPLLPSSRSRSAQWNGPRRTTSAHSTAQTSHWADSGLMSLPNAQTPSASWIDHAQPSFTNGHSHSAPWLDTIYSPASESSSRDYQSIHGGSENPYAPCSESSSDYSAAQSHRVMIIRDGEIYQPSSESSGSNNDYTSLKGQRFSRQNESIYYPTSEGSNKDYASLSNEKDKNMISVSNFNAIDETDQRENENHLNNVTFNVSGLTFPAQACSRSNLGWASNLQEINEYETVDSTLKHEEKDVDVSHVRTLADMCDVNHNTESTLQAHEYFTLEPLQNQKM, from the exons ATGTGTAATGTGTCAAGTATGCGCACAGAGACGGTTTCTACAATCAAAGAACAATCAACATGTATAGACCCTAGTATGGTTCCCGGCTTCAAAGATTTCTGCATGGACATATTGCACAGTCCAACTGAGCCGTCTCCGGGGCCAGCTAACATCAATAACG atgaagaCCAACATGTCCCTCCAGATAGCACAATTCACGAAAGCAAACTGATCCTAG ATAACGGTAATTGTTTTGGTACAGCGATTTTGGTTTCGGTTGCGATAGGTTGCTTTCTAGCAGGAGGCTTCAGTGTTTGGCTCGTCATGTTCTGCTGTAGAATGTCTAT GTGTTTAAGATCCCCTAATAAGAATACAGTTGTCGCAGATGCTAGTAATGGTCGCGCGAATTGGAACTCAACG AGCCGTGATAGGCCGATCGGATCAACAAGCTCTGCTCAGTTATTAACAAATGCTTCTGCAGAATCAATGAGTACAAACAACACATTATTATCTACCGGGGAAAGCCCGCCTTTTGACA AAGCGTCTGCTGCATGGAATAGATCCGGGAGGCAGCAGGGCGGCCATTCACGTTCGCCTTCAGCTCCTTGGCCAGACATAGGAAGACCTTTGTTACCAAGTTCAAGATCTCGTTCTGCACAGTGGAATGGCCCTCGACGAACGACATCCGCTCACTCAACAGCCCAAACATCCCATTGGGCAGACTCTGGTCTGATGTCGTTACCAAATGCCCAAACACCATCGGCGTCATGGATCGACCATGCACAGCCGTCTTTCACAAATGGTCATTCCCATTCCGCGCCTTGGTTAGACACAATATATAGCCCTGCGAGTGAAAGTTCTTCTCGAGATTACCAGAGTATCCACGGTGGTTCGGAGAATCCATACGCACCTTGTAGTGAAA GTAGCAGTGATTATTCTGCCGCGCAATCACATCGAGTAATGATAATACGTGACGGGGAGATATACCAGCCCAGCAGTGAGAGTAGCGGAAGTAATAACGATTATACAAGCCTCAAAGGACAGCGCTTCAGCAGACAGAACGAAAGCATTTACTACCCTACTAGTGAAG GGTCAAATAAAGATTACGCAAGTTTGAGCAATGAAAAGGATAAGAATATGATCTCAGTGAGTAATTTTAATGCAATAGATGAGACTGATCAAAGAGAAAATGAGAACCATCTCAACAATGTGACATTCAATGTTAGCGGCTTGACATTCCCAGCACAAGCATGTTCCAGATCTAACCTCGGATGGGCATCTAATTTacaagaaataaatgaatatgaaaCCGTAGATTCTACACTGAAGCATGAAGAAAAAGATGTGGATGTTAGTCATGTCAGAACGCTTGCAGATATGTGTGATGTTAATCATAACACTGAAAGTACATTACAAGCCCATGAGTATTTTACTTTGGAACCTTTGCAGAACCAAAAGATGTAA